A genomic window from Salvia miltiorrhiza cultivar Shanhuang (shh) chromosome 5, IMPLAD_Smil_shh, whole genome shotgun sequence includes:
- the LOC130986117 gene encoding heavy metal-associated isoprenylated plant protein 47-like, with product MKRKIVIKVPMHKDKDKSKAMKIVVAEEGVISVSIGKENDVLEVIGEGVDSVCLAKSLRKKFCFADIVSVAEVKPPAPPSPEKCLLQPCFYPPTPLYEWQYYDRGPTNNCSIM from the exons ATGAAG cgaaAGATTGTGATCAAAGTGCCGATGCATAAAGACAAGGACAAATCCAAAGCCATGAAGATTGTTGTCGCTGAAGaag GAGTGATCTCAGTGAGTATCGGAAAAGAAAATGATGTGCTTGAAGTGATCGGAGAAGGGGTTGATTCTGTGTGTTTGGCCAAATCTCTTAGGAAGAAATTCTGTTTTGCTGATATTGTAAGCGTTGCGGAAGTTAAGCCGCCGGCGCCGCCATCGCCGGAAAAGTGCCTCCTGCAACCTTGTTTCTACCCGCCAACACCCTTGTACGAGTGGCAGTATTATGATCGGGGACCTACTAATAATTGCTCCATTATGTAA